In one window of Nicotiana tabacum cultivar K326 chromosome 12, ASM71507v2, whole genome shotgun sequence DNA:
- the LOC107774511 gene encoding uncharacterized protein LOC107774511: MPELGFQELRSGIRFRSARDVSPDSVIFTGDSNFSLFSSASGSVDRCSFASDAHDQDSSVSDVSQHLAGHECREALGSTVTDPNKVIVHKNSHLGRKEKAKVQKLEKNSEVETEDENLSLDSARNSFSQALKECQDRRFRSEFLLKKPDRRRPASLDLNNAMINTSHSSSPRFGVMKRTPVTTSRAGSFPSPRTPNYRHSSVGVQKGWSSERVPLHSAANRKQLNTALLPYNNGRTLPSKWEDAERWIFSPVSGDSSVRTSLQQSQRRPKSKSGPLGPPGLTYYSMYSPAPPVFKGGNGGNLLANSPFSTGVMATDGLSIRCGGSMGSGNFHALTEPCMARSVSIHGCSELVSLSTLPVSQDESGDDIQDAANGVSRVISRRDMATQMSPEASPSSSPIRQSSFSPSTPSILPLVEFQSIPSSKAEMRDVPIDERVTVTRWSKKQKARIPGRSMESDDWKRKAVEIRSSAWDVSDTSKSISKINREEARITAWENLQKAKAEAAMRKLEMKLEKKRSSSMDKIMNKLRSAQRKAQEMRSSMLANQSHEVARSSSKALSFRRTRQIGSLSGCFTCHAF, translated from the exons ATGCCGGAGCTAGGGTTTCAGGAGCTTAGATCGGGAATAAGATTTAGAAGTGCTCGTGATGTTAGTCCGGACTCTGTTATTTTCACCGGCGATTCAAACTTCAGCCTCTTCTCCTCTGCTTCCGGCAGCGTTGACCGGTGCTCCTTTGCTTCCGATGCTCACGATCAGGATTCCTCCGTTTCCGATGTTTCTCAA CATTTGGCAGGGCATGAATGCCGTGAAGCTTTGGGTAGTACAGTTACAGATCCAAACAAAGTCATTGTACACAAAAATAGTCACCTTGgcagaaaagaaaaagcaaaag TTCAAAAGTTAGAGAAGAACAGCGAGGTTGAGACGGAGGATGAAAATCTGTCTTTAGATTCTGCAAGAAACTCTTTTTCTCAAGCTCTTAAAG AATGTCAAGACCGGAGGTTTAGGTCGGAATTTCTGCTGAAGAAACCAGATAGGCGAAGACCTGCTTCACTAGATCTAAACAATGCTATGATTAACACCAGCCACTCTTCATCTCCGCGTTTTGGAGTCATGAAGAGAACCCCTGTTACAACGAGCCGAGCTGGTTCATTTCCAAGTCCTAGAACGCCTAATTATCGCCATTCCAGTGTTGGGGTTCAGAAAGGCTGGAGTTCAGAGCGTGTGCCATTGCATTCGGCAGCTAATCGGAAGCAGCTTAATACTGCATTGCTGCCTTACAATAATGGAAGGACATTACCTTCCAAATGGGAAGATGCAGAGAGGTGGATTTTTAGCCCGGTCTCAGGAGATAGTTCTGTGAGAACTTCATTGCAGCAGTCTCAGAGGCGGCCTAAATCCAAAAGCGGGCCTCTTGGTCCTCCTGGTCTAACTTACTATTCAATGTATTCTCCAGCACCGCCAGTTTTTAAGGGAGGAAATGGTGGGAATCTGTTAGCCAATTCCCCTTTTTCAACTGGAGTGATGGCAACTGATGGTTTGTCAATTCGATGTGGAGGCAGCATGGGCAGTGGAAACTTCCATGCACTCACAGAGCCATGCATGGCAAGGTCAGTTAGCATACACGGATGCTCTGAGCTAGTCAGTTTATCGACCTTGCCAGTTTCCCAAG ATGAGAGTGGAGATGATATTCAAGATGCAGCAAATGGTGTGTCACGAGTTATCTCAAGGAGGGATATGGCCACTCAAATGAGTCCCGAGGCAAGCCCTTCCTCATCTCCAATAAGACAGTCATCCTTCTCCCCTTCAACTCCATCTATTCTACCACTTGTAGAATTCCAGAGTATCCCTTCTTCTAAAGCAGAAATGAGAGATGTTCCCATTGATGAGCGGGTTACAGTGACCAGGTGGTCAAAGAAACAGAAAGCTCGAATTCCGGGTAGGAGCATGGAAAGTGATGACTGGAAAAGGAAGGCTGTAGAAATCCGGTCTTCAGCCTGGGATGTTTCAGACACATCGAAAAGTATTTCAAA GATTAACAGGGAAGAAGCGAGAATCACTGCATGGGAGAACTTGCAAAAGGCAAAAGCAGAGGCAGCAATGAGGAAATTAGAG atgaaacttgagaaaaagagaTCGTCATCCATGGATAAAATTATGAACAAACTTAGATCAGCACAGAGAAAGGCCCAAGAAATGAGAAGCTCAATGTTAGCCAACCAATCACATGAAGTGGCAAGATCCTCCAGCAAGGCCTTATCTTTCCGTAGGACTCGCCAAATAGGATCTCTGAGTGGCTGTTTTACATGCCATGCATTTTGA
- the LOC107774512 gene encoding triacylglycerol lipase OBL1-like: MACNKEFCKDYIELKPEEASFCDFFRIFCSCELEKRNFFDAPGTDRIKGFRRRWIIFASVAMQKFLICFRKPMNNLGSKIELWSNYPSCNGGLLQLFINIIQGKTEKPDMKSEKFTSIIGKIDWRLDLDKTINMGDSRYVPSLSVMAAKLSYENEAFSRKVITDNWKMDFIKLYNFWNAYQENYSTQAIMFQDKIEDSNLVVVAFRGTIPYDADDWITDVDLSWYELEGVGKLHAGFMKALGLQKNTGWPKEIDESPYQKLFAYYEIRKELKRILTKNEKAKFILTGHSLGGALAILFAAILSLHEEEWLLDKLEGVYTFGQPRVGDVQFGNFMKDKFNKYDVKYYRHVYSNDMVPRLPFDDTALFFRHFGSCVYHNSFYQGWVMEEEPNKNYFSLLWFFPMVLIAAYEVIRGFILPWRKGREYREDWFQTMFRMVGLVIPGLSAHTTIDYVNLTRLGSVLHLPQPVHQDNPKHD; encoded by the exons ATGGCTTGCAACAAAGAATTCTGTAAAGATTATATAGAGTTGAAACCAGAAGAAGCtagtttttgtgatttttttcgtATATTCTGTTCATGTGAATTAGAGAAAAGGAACTTTTTTGATGCACCAGGAACAGACAGGATCAAAGGTTTTCGCCGTCGATGGATTATTTTTGCCTCTGTCGCTATGCagaaatttttaatttgtttcagAAAACCAATGAACAATTTAGGTTCTAAAATAGAGCTTTGGTCAAATTATCCTTCTTGCAATGGTGGTCTTCTCCAGCTTTTCATCAACATAATTCAAG GAAAAACGGAGAAACCAGACATGAAATCGGAGAAGTTCACGTCGATAATCGGAAAAATTGATTGGAGGTTAGACTTAGACAAGACCATAAATATGGGGGACAGCCGGTATGTTCCATCACTGTCAGTTATGGCTGCTAAATTGTCTTATGAAAATGAAGCCTTCAGCAGGAAAGTGATCACAGATAATTGGAAG ATGGATTTCATAAAATTGTACAACTTTTGGAATG CTTACCAGGAAAATTACTCCACACAAGCCATTATGTTCCAAGacaaaattgaagattcaaaTCTAGTCGTGGTCGCATTTAGAGGTACAATCCCATATGATGCAGACGACTGGATCACAGATGTGGACCTTTCTTGGTACGAGCTTGAAGGTGTGGGTAAACTACATGCTGGGTTCATGAAAGCATTGGGCTTGCAAAAGAACACAGGCTGGCCCAAGGAAATAGATGAAAGCCCATACCAAAAACTATTCGCATATTATGAAATCAGAAAAGAACTTAAAAGGATACTGACCAAAAATGAGAAGGCAAAGTTTATATTGACAGGACATAGTTTAGGAGGGGCATTAGCAATTTTATTTGCAGCCATATTGAGTTTACATGAAGAGGAATGGTTATTGGATAAATTGGAAGGAGTATACACATTCGGACAACCTAGAGTTGGGGATGTACAATTTGGGAACTTTATGAAGGACAAGTTCAACAAGTACGATGTCAAGTATTATAGGCATGTTTATTCCAATGACATGGTCCCTAGGTTGCCATTTGATGACACAGCCCTCTTCTTCAGACATTTTGGATCATGTGTCTACCACAACAGCTTCTACCAGGGCTGG GTGATGGAGGAGGAACCAAACAAGAACTACTTCTCACTGCTATGGTTTTTTCCAATGGTTCTAATTGCAGCATATGAGGTTATTAGGGGGTTCATACTCCCTTGGAGAAAAGGCAGGGAATATAGAGAGGACTGGTTCCAGACAATGTTTAGGATGGTAGGATTGGTGATTCCAGGATTATCAGCTCATACAACTATAGATTATGTTAATCTAACCCGATTGGGATCAGTTCTTCATCTTCCACAACCGGTTCATCAAGACAATCCTAAACACGATTGA